The segment AAGTACCACGAAACGCCCTTTGCCCCTGTGGGTCGGGAAAAAAATATAAACAGTGTTGTGGGAAGCTGTGAATAGCAGTTAGACTATGGTAATTAAAGCCCTTTTGTAGAGGGAGCATTAGTATTCTCAAGGCCAGTGGGTTGCCCCACTACAATAAAAGTCAAACCATCAACATTTAGGAATTGTTGAGCAAACTTTTTTATATCGTTTCGGCTCACTGAATTTATATATTCCCTTCGCTTGCGCAAATAAGATGGCTTAAGATCATAATATTGCAGATTTGTAAGCAGATTTGCAATCTGATCTGAGCTTGAAAACTGAAGAGCAAATGATCCGTTAATGAAGCTTTTTGCGTTTTTGAGTGTTTCTTTCCCAACGCCATTTGTCGCCATCCTCTGCCATTCATAACGAACCAAGCGCAAGGCCTCCGCCACTTTATCATTGGAAGTTGAAAGTTGCCCAACTATCAGTGGCGCATGACTGCGCACACTCAAATGGGTGGTTACTGAATACGCGAGTCCGCGTTCCTCACGCACCGAATTGTAGAGTCGGGAGGTGAAACTACCACCACCCAGAATATGATTAATCACGTAGGCGGTGTAAAAATTCGGATCTTTCCGACTAATACCTCTGTGTCCGAATAACACTACACTTTGAGGCACAGGCTTAGAAAAAATATGTACCGCGCCTTTGGCAGGGATCCGTGCCACGCCAAACTCAGTTTGCTTGCCTCTTCTTGGTAAATTCCCAAACATTTTGTCGAGTAATGATTTAACATCTTCAACACCGATGTCACCAACGATGCTGACATACAACCGATCTAGAGTTAGGTAGCCCTTTACAAAAGAGTGCAAGTCGTTATTTTTTATGCTCATTACTGACTTTTGGGTTCCTATTACTGGGCGGGCGTATGGATGACTATTATAGATCACTCGCGACCATTCGCGTCTGGCTTTATAATCTGGCCGAGCGGACCGCACCTTGAGAC is part of the Pseudomonadota bacterium genome and harbors:
- a CDS encoding pitrilysin family protein: MLLVLVHFYSNANATAIEEVRSPSGIKAWLVRDHSIPLTSVRFIFRGSGAISDPHGKAGRASMVSALLDEGAGTLQSQVFQKELQDRSIVLSFTADKDFFGGTLKVLNKYRGKGVELASLALAAPRFDPIAVNRIRGQIVTSLKVRSARPDYKARREWSRVIYNSHPYARPVIGTQKSVMSIKNNDLHSFVKGYLTLDRLYVSIVGDIGVEDVKSLLDKMFGNLPRRGKQTEFGVARIPAKGAVHIFSKPVPQSVVLFGHRGISRKDPNFYTAYVINHILGGGSFTSRLYNSVREERGLAYSVTTHLSVRSHAPLIVGQLSTSNDKVAEALRLVRYEWQRMATNGVGKETLKNAKSFINGSFALQFSSSDQIANLLTNLQYYDLKPSYLRKRREYINSVSRNDIKKFAQQFLNVDGLTFIVVGQPTGLENTNAPSTKGL